One Clarias gariepinus isolate MV-2021 ecotype Netherlands chromosome 18, CGAR_prim_01v2, whole genome shotgun sequence genomic window carries:
- the LOC128506978 gene encoding uncharacterized protein LOC128506978 encodes MEMVLIFTFCLILAGTDAVTTVTGYRGRSVQIKCPYTSGYEKNTKYLCRAKVFTVNITDLRPEDENTYWCAIEKTWHDIYTEILLLVKTDDPSISTVSHTTHSISTHSMSTSVPAERTHSSSDFYTSLSVVPCPDYDYDEIKDNKSRSNIIYSTAPPPLNPSEIYSNTGLPTVPFDDPETVYTTVDHPSDPPDQDFYSTAQFPPVPSSVSAAPPSVVESGEHLTYAALDLDTSSGAAPAVIYKHENNSSEYATVT; translated from the exons ATGGAGATGGTCCTCATCTTCACCTTCTGCCTGATTCTAG CTGGTACTGATGCTGTAACTACAGTAACTGGATACAGAGGACGATCAGTTCAGATTAAATGCCCCTACACATCTGGATATgaaaagaacacaaagtatCTCTGCAGAG CCAAAGTCTTCACCGTCAACATCACTGATCTGAGACCAGAGGATGAAAACACTTACTGGTGTGCGATAGAGAAGACATGGCATGATATTTACACAGAGATTCTGCTTCTGGTTAAAACAG ATGATCCATCCATCAgtactgtctcacacaccacacactccatTTCAACACACTCAATGAGCACATCAGTGCCTGCTGAGAGAACACACTCATCATCAG ATTTCTACACCTCCCTCAGTGTG GTTCCATGCcctgattatgattatgatgagATTAAAGACAACAAAAGTCGTTCTAACATAATTTACTCCACTGCTCCACCTCCCTTAAACCCCTCTGAGATTTATTCCAACACTGGATTACCCACAGTTCCCTTTGATGATCCAGAAACTGTTTATACTACAGTAGATCACCCATCAGATCCTCCTGATCAGGACTTTTACTCCACAGCTCAGTTCCCCCCAGTTCCCTCATCAGTCAGTGCTGCTCCACCATCAGTTGTGGAATCTGGTGAACATCTAACGTACGCAGCACTGGATCTTGACACCAGCTCTGGTGCAGCTCCAGCAGTGATCTACAAGCATGAAAACAACTCTAGTGAATATGCTACTGTTACCTAG